The region AGATAAAAATCCATCTAAATGGGGAAATTCTTGTATAATTGACCAAGATGAAATTAATGCAAAATACGGTAAATTAAACGAAATAGCCAGTGCTACATGTGAGGTTATTAATCAAAATTTATTAAACAAAATTCACACATATAATCTTAAAAACACAAACACAGCAAAAGGTGACAAAGAAATGCTAAAAAGTCTTACATACTATGCTATAACGCAAGGTAAAGCTGCCTATGCAAATGAAGCTAGCAAAAATCTCTTAACCCACGAAAGAGCGTATTATCATTTACTTGCGATTGAAAATTACCTAAAAGCAGCTGGAGTTGAATTTGAGCGTGATTTTGAATTAAAACCAAATGAAGTAAAAAATGCTATAGAAAAGGCTATATTAGTAAAACTTGATAATAGATTTTTATTATATTTACATAACGCAAGGCCTGTAATTAATTATATACCGATTAAACTACCATTTAAATATAATGCTAGTAATGAATTAACTGCAATTTTTCCAAATAAAGATAAAAAAAGTTTTTCTATACAATACGGCAATCGTTTTCAAACAAAATTATTACTAGAAAAAAATGTAGAATATAGTGATATTACTGATAAATTAGAATTAATTGTAGATGATAAAGAGATAAATACAAAATTTGCAAAAATCATAAAAGTGAAAAACTATTTTCTAATCAAAAATAAAGAGAATGTAAGAATAAATGTAATAGGCTACAACACAAAAGGAAGTGAATACAATATAAAAATAAGTCTTAAAAATATGCAAAAACAATACTCAATTGATAAAGCAGGTAAGATTTATAGGGTTGAAGCTTACGAGGATAAAAAATTTATAGGTGCTATTTTAGTTAAATTTATATAATTCTTAAATTTTAAACAAAACTAAGTAAATTTTTAAATTTAACAATAGCACTTTCTAACGATTTTTTACCGTTTTTACTTATCTTTCTTTGTATTCCTAAAATATTTTTCTCATCTACAAAAATAGCTAAATATAATATTTTTTTACAACTTTGTTCTAAGTATTTTGCCATTATATTAAGAGGTATTGCATGAGTAGATGTAGGTGTAATAGTAGCTAAATCGCTTACAAATTCGGCTCCATTTTTATGTTCTAAATCAATAGCTGCATCAACTATTATAAGAATATCACTTAATATATTTTGAATTTCAAAAAAACAATCTTCAGGAGTATCGTATCCAAAAAATACATTAATATTTGGGAATTTTTTTTGTATATATTTACCAAACAAAATCCCCAAATAATCATCACCTCTTAATCTATTTCCAACACACAATATAGATATTTTCACTACTTAAGCCTCAAAACTAAATAAGAACCTTTTAAATCTTTCAAAATTTCTTTTAAAGGACATTCACACATATCACTTAATAATTTTTTAATATGTTCAATTCTTATTTCTATCTCAAAATAACGGCTTAAATTTCCAATTTTTAGCCTTGTGTATTCCCCTGAGTTATCCAAAATTTCTTTATACTCTTCATTGCTAAATTCAGCAACTTTTTCGGTAAAATCAATAGTGCCAATACCATGTCCTACATAGGTTGAAAAGATTTTCACCTGTTCTAAAACTTGTGGCAATTCTTCGCCTTTTTCTGCATCAATATGTCTTTGAGTTAATTTCCAAACTTCTATCATTTTATAACCATCTAATATTTTCTACATCTATTAATTGTTCATCATTAACTTTAACATATTTAGCATAAACATCATTATGTAAAATTCCTAAACATTCCTTATATCTTGGGTCGTTTTCATTTTTTATCTCGCCAAGTATTACTTCTTTTGCTAAATCTGGATTTTTAGGATTTTCACAAGTTTTTAAAGCATTCATATATTTATCATAAAGTTTCCTACCAAATAAATAACTCATTAAATTTTTTGATAAAGCTAATAATTCTTTTTCAAAAAACACATTGTCAATTATGCTTTTTTCTAAATTTAATTCTAGTTCCCCTTCAACCTTGCTATCAACCTTTGAAATTTTTTGCTCTAAAATTCCTATCCCCATAGCAAGTCCATAAATTATACTAGCTGGGTGTGGAGGACAGCCAGGAACATAAACATCAATAGGAATAATACCTTCAAGCCCTCCATGAACACTATAACAATCATGAAATATCCCACCACTAGAACTACAAGCACCAGTAGCTACTATTATTTTAGGATCCGGTGCTGCTTCATATGCTCTTAATAAAGGATAATACATTTGCCTTGTAACAGGACCTGAAACCACTATAATATCAGCATGTCTAGGACTAGCAACTAATTTAAAACCAAAACGCTCAGGATCCCACATAGGAGTAATAGCTGCAAAAATTTCAATCTCGCAACCATTGCAACTTCCCGCATCAATTCTATACACACTAAAACTTCTTTTTATATTTTTTAAATGTTTTATTTTTTCTTCTAAGGTATTAGCCTTTACAATCTCATCATGTATCATAATATCTCCTTAGCTTCAGTTTCTAATGACAAAATAGCTTTTTTACTTTTACATTCAGGACAAAGATTTACATAAAATTTAGCGTTTTTTATTCTTTCTTCACTCAAATTTGATAACTCTAGTTTCCTTAATGTATAACTTATTAATCTTTTAGTGCTATATAATTTACCACACTCAGCACAGCTAGCCATATCCATTTCACCCCTTTGTATAAGAGCACTTTTATCAAATTTAGCTGCTAATTCATATTCAGTACTAAGCCTGATAGCACCAGTAGGGCATACCTCATCACATCTAGCACAAAAAATACACCTACCACAATCAAATTCCCACACCACCTTAGTATCAACAGCCTTTACACTTATTGCATTAGGAGGACATGCAACCGAACATGCAGCACAACCTATACATAAATCAAATTTATATTTTGGTTGCCCCCTGTATGTTTCTGGTACTAAATATGGCTCTAACGGATATTTACAAGTTTCTAAACCATATTTATCAGTTATATCAATTAATTTCATCATGGCTTAATCCTTTTTCCTACAAATTGCTTTCAAATCTTTTTCTGTTAAAATTTTACTTTCTTTATTTTTTATATCAGTGATAATCACTCTTTCAGTACATGAAAAACAAGGGTCTAAACTACATACAATAAGAGCTGCATCAGCTACCGAATTGCCCCTTAATTGATATCTTAAACTAGGCCAATTTGCATAAGTTGATGCTCTTGCTCTCCATCTATAAACCTTTTGTGAGCCGCCTTGCATAATCCAATGGGTTGTATCTCCTCTTGGTGCTTCAACATAGCCCATAGCATATTTTCCTGCTTGTATATTTACATTTGCTTTTATACTTAAATTTCCACTAGGCATTAATTCAAAGCATTGTCTTATGATATGTATAGAAGATTTTAAATCTTGATATCTTACATATATTCTAGCAAAAACATCTCCACCTTCGCCAATAGATGGGGTAAATTCAATTTTTTTATAAAAATCATATGGATGGTCAATTCTATAATCACGCATAATACCAGAACCTCTCATATTAGGACCTACTGGTGAAAAATCACGGGCAATTTGTTGGTCTAATACCCCAACTCCTTTCCATCTTTTTACTTGCCTTTTATCATCCATTATAGCATCCCAAATTTCATTTACTTGAATTTCAATATTTGCTAAAGTTTCTAAAGACTGCTTTATTTCATTACCTGTCATATCTCGTCTTAATCCACCAATAATTACATTGCCATAAGTTTTTCTACCACCTGTTACAAGTTGAGCTAATTGCATTGTATATTCACGAATTTTAAATATGTGCATAAACGCTGTATAATTTCCTGTAGCTTCACAAGCAAGTCCTATATTTAATAAAAGTGAGTGTAATCTTTCAATTTCTGAGCAAACTATCCTTAAAGCCTGTGCTCTTTGCGGAATTTCAATACCACCAGCACGTTCTGCTGCTTCTATACAAGCGATTGAATGTGCATAACCACAAATTCCACAAATTCTCTCAGCTAAAAATCCCATCTGGTCATAATTCATTCTATTTTCGGCTAATTTTTCCATACCTCTGTGTATGTAAAATAATCTATAATCAGCATCTACTATAGTATCACCATCACAAAATAACCTAAAATGCCCTGGCTCTTCATTCCTAATATGCATAGGTCCTAGTGGGATATTAATTAAATCTCCATCTGGTTCATTAAATGTAAATTCAGGTTCATTTTCTGGATTTGTTATCTCTGGTCTAAAACGATAATCCATAGCATCTTTTCTAAGCGGAAATAAATCATTTGGCCAGTCATCACTTAACATTAATCTTCTTTTATCAGGTAAACCTTCAGCAACAAGTCCAAACATATCATAAACTTCCCTTTCATACCACACACATGCAGGAACATATGGAGTAACACTAGGATAAGTCATTTCTTTAGGTGGAATTAATGTTTTAACGGTAATAAAACATTTCTCTTCATTAGGTATTATCGGGTCATTAGGTAATTTAGAACCCTCTACTGAAAGAACATAATATAAAGCATAATTTTTATTAATACTTCTTTCATCATTACCTATCATACTAGTAAGATATGCTCCTATATCATAATATATATATTTAACAACTGCTGGTAAATCATTTCTATCAACTAATATAGTAAGTTGTTCTTCATGCTCTCTAGTAGTTTCTAAAATATTAAATTTTTCTTCTATTAATTTTATAAATTTATCGCCTCTCATATCTTTCCTCCTGTAATAATTCTAGCACTTTCATCTAGTAAATATGTAAAACTAGAAAAATTATAAATACCAAATAATATTATTAATATCGCTAAAGCTATCAATGGTAAATTTTCAATAAAAGTCATCTCTTTATTATATTTTACTTCTCCAACAACCTTACCAAAACTTGATAAGAAAAAGTGTGAAAAATCGGCTATAAATATAACTAATAACGCTATAGCAAAAAGAGCTATTGATAAATACTGACCACTCATAATACCAGCTTTAAAAATATTAAATTCACTAAAAAATATAGCAAAACCAGGAACACCGACTAAAGAACAAATTGAAATTCCAAATAACACTGTCGTTACAGGTGCTATATAAACCATACCGCCCATTTTAAACATATCTTTTGTTCCATAAATTCTTTCAATATTACCAGTTACGCAAAAAGCTAACGCCTTAGTAAAACTATGTGCTAAACAGTGAAATAATGCGGCAAATACTCCTAAAAACGAACCTATTCCTAGACCAACCGCAATAACCCCCATGTGAACTATAGAATGATACGCAAACATTCTTTTAACATCATGCTGAGTAATTAAAAAATATCCTGATACAAATAAAGTTAAAATTCCACTTATAATCATTACATCTTGAACAAAATCAAAACCAACAGCATTACCAACTATAGCATAAAATCTAATTAAAGCAAGCATTGCACATTTTAACAATATACCTGATAATAAAGATGATGTAGGTGCTGGTCCTTGTGCATGTACATCAGGCAACCAAGTATGAGTAGGTACTAAACCTGCCTTAGTTCCATATCCTATTAATGCGAAAATAAATACGAGTTTTAGTGCATCTTTGTTTAAATTACTAGCATTATCTAATAATTTTGAAAACAACATAGCATCACTACTTAAACTAAAACTATGATAACTTGATGAATATAATAACACTGTAGCAAACAATGCAAACGCCAAACCTATAGAACAAAGAACTATATATTTATAGCCACTTTCAGTTGATTTTTTGTCATTATTTATAGCTACTAAGAATACAGATGCTAATGTAGTTGCTTCAACTGCAGCCCAAAGTAAAGCCATATTATTAACAACGCAACTTAATGTCATTGTAAAAACAAAAATATAACTAAGAGAATAATAATGTCTTATTCTTTTTATAGTAAAAGTTCCTTTTTCTAACTGCCATTTTAAATAACTAGTAGAATAAAGATTTGTAAAAAATCCAGTAATTGCTATTAAAATTAAAAATATAGCTCCTATTGAATCTATTGCTAAGATTTCATTAAATTCACTCATAGTTCCATTTTTAATTACTAAATATACAAAATACAATATAAATATTGAATTAATTAAATTTAAAATTATATGCATAAAATTTAATTTCTTTAAATCATTAGGCATAAAAAACATTAAAATACCGCAAAATACTTGGATTATTAATAAGTGTAAAATTTGCATATTAACCCCTTAAATTAGTAGCCTTAGAAGTATCTACGCTACCATAACTTTTATAAAATCTAATTGCTAAAACCCCCATAATAACTACGGCAAAAATAGCATCAGTTAAAATTCCAAGCTCTACTATTTCATGAGCATCATATGCTAATAAAGCCATAGTTAAATGAATACCATTTTCAAATAAGCAATAAGATAAAATTTGTTTGATAAATGAATTTCTTAATATAAATCCAAAAATACCTACCATAAAAATAAAACCTGACGCAACAAGTGCTAATGGTATATTAATTAAAGCAAACTCTTTAAAAACATTATAAAGCCCCATTGAAACTGCTAAAGAAAAAGATACCGCAATTACAGGAGAAACGAAAAATCCAGCTACTGGCTCATCTTCACTTACTAAATTTAATTTTTTTATAAGATAAAACATAGCAATAGGAACAAATAAAACCTTTGTAAATATTCCAACTATTGATAATGTGAGTAATTCTTTTATACCAGTTTGCATATAAATCGTAAAAAATGTGGCAACCAATAATGTTGCACAAATTTGATATGCTAATACACTTTTTTTATAGTTTCTTAATCCAAAAGCAGCTAATGCTGATATCATCATACATACAGTTAAAATTTCTAACATTTTAAACTCCTACTACAAATAAAATCGCTGAAAAAATTGCTATTGATGATGCAAAAGCAACACTTTGTTTTACCATTGAAGTAATCTTAAATCTAGGGCTAAAGTTATCTATAAAAATTCCTAAAATATATAAAGCACTAGCCTCTAAAATAAAAACTATCATTGCTAAAACAGGATTAGAAAAATTCCAAGGTTCAAATAATACTAAGAAAAATCCTATAACACAGAATTGTTTTATTATTAAGCTAAGCTGAACTAATGCTAAATCTCTACCTGAATATTCACTTAATAATCCTTCTTGTAATTCTTCATGAGCTTCAGCAAAATCATAAGGTTTTCTACCCGATTCTATATACATAGCCCATAAAAATGCTATAGAAGCCACAGCAAAACTAGAAACCATATATCCATAATCACCATTTAAAACATTAGATTTAATTTCTAAAAATGAACTAGTTCCGCATGCAAACATAATTACACACAAAGAAAGTATAACAATCGGTTCAACATAAATTCCTAAAAGCATTTCCCTACTTGAACCAACTCCAGCAAATGGACTACCACTATCATATCCGCCTAAGGCAAAAACTAATCTAAAAAATGCATCTAAATATAAAAATATAAATATATCAGAATAGCCATACATAAACGAATTTAGACCGTAAGTTATAGGCAATGTTAAAAATATTGCTAAAGATATTGTTAGCAATATATGTGGAACAAATTTATATAAAGGATTAGCATGTGTTGGCATAGTCCTTGATCTATTAAAAAGCTTTGCTAAATCCCTGTAAGTTTGCCATATTGGTGGTCCAATTCTTGCTTGATATTTTGCACGAATTTTTCTTGCTATACCATCAATTAATGGTGCTATCATCAAAAGTGCTAAAAGCTGAAATAATATTAAAACTACATCACTCATAACATTCTCCTTATAATAAATAATAAGATACTACAAACATAAGACATAAATAAACAACTATATATAAAGCATATATATTTGTATATCCATTTTGAATAGGACTTAATTTGTTAGCTATTTTTAAATTTAAATTAATTAATGGTACATAAATCTTATCCCAAAAAATCTCTTTTACAATTATTTCATATTTAGATTTTGTAAAATATCCATCATCGCTAAATTTGGTTTCATGCCTATAAAAAAACGATAAGATTCTTCTTAAATCTCCAGTAAATGGAGTAGATGAAATTTGCATTTTAGGACTATACTTAAATCCAGTTGCCCATGGTTTTGTGTACCTTACTGGATTTTTATTAATTTTAGCGAACATTAAAGCAATAAATACTAATAACAAAATAGCAATTAAAATAATTGTAACAATAGGCATACTAACCAAATATTCTTCGCTATATTCAACATTAATAATACTACTACACAATATAATTATTTTATTTATTACAAAACCTGAAAAAATACCAAAACAAATAGATAATATTGCTAAAACATAAAGTGGGATAATTGTAAAAATACCACCTTCTTTTGCTTTGCTATGGATTTCTTCATTTCTTTGCTCACCTAAGAATATACCTCCATATAATTTTACAAAAGTCATAATAGCAAGGCTACCAGCTACTCCGATACTAAGCAATGCTAAAACCATCATTAATCTAGCTATAACATCACCTTTACTAGCACTAATAATTATTCCTTTAAATAAAACCCACTCACTCATAAAGCCACTTAAAGGTGGAATAACACTAATAGCCATTGCACCTATTAAAAAAGCATAAGATATTAAAGGCATTTTTTTATGTAATCCACCTAATTTATTTATATCACTTGTTCCAACAGTTGAATTTACAGCTCCTGCTGCAAAAAATAATAAAGATTTAAATACTGAATGGTTAAGACTATGAAATAGTGCTGCTAAGAAACCCATTATAGAAATAGTTGTGTTTTGAATCGCTAAACCATAAAGACCTACGCCTATAGCAATTAATATTATTCCTATGTTTTCTATTGAACTATAACCTATAGCTTTTTTATAATTATTTTCAATTACTCCATATAAAATACCAAGAACAGCACTAATCATTCCTAAAATAATTATCGTGTATGCCATACTTGCACTAATATTAAGATATAAAGTAAATTTAATAATACCAAATATGGCAACTTTACCCATAACAGCACTCATTAAAGCAACGCTATTATATGGAGCTATATTGTATGCAAATGGAAGCCACGCATGAAGAGGAAAAATCCCAGCTTTACTACCAAAACCTAATACTAATAATAAAAAGCATATATAATTTAAACTTTGAGTAAGATTTATATTTTTAAAATCACTAAAATATATTGACTCTGCACTACTTGACATAATTAATAATGCTATTACCATTAAAAATGCTCCAAACTGAGCTACGCCTATATAAACTAAAACAGCCTTTAAAATATCTTTACTATTATCATTAAAATATAAAAATAGTGCTGATAAAATAGTCATAACCTCCCATAAAAGTATAAAAGAAAACACATTATTAGAAAGAATGACCAAAAACATAGATAAAATAAAAAAATTATATAAACTAGCAAACACTGCTAAATTTACATTTTTATTTTTTAAATAATCCAATGAATAAATAGAACCGAAACTGGTTATTAAAGAAACTATTGTTAAGAAAAAATTTTCTAAATTATTAGCTTCAAAATTAGTTTCAAATAATAAATTTGTAGGTAAAACAAAAATATGTTGATTGTATAAACCTAATACAAAAAATAAACAAGATACCAAACCTAATAAAAAAGCACCACCAAAACCAATAAATTTCGCAATATTTTGAAATTTATAAGACAATAAACAAAATATCCCAAGTAACAAATAAAGACACAATATACAACCCATTATTGTCCTCCTAATTTAGCTATAAAATCACTAACATCTACTTTTAATTTTTTGCCAAAAACATGCTCTTTATTAGACTTAATGAAAATCAAAGCTCCTTTAGGACAAATATCTACACAGGCAGGATTACCAGCACATGTATCACATTTTACAGCTATAGATTTTCTACCGATCACACTTTCATATCCTAAGCTATCACTATTATTTTCTTTAATAGATGGAATATTTTCAGCATCTATTCTAATAGCACCATAAGGACATGCAATAGTACACAACTTACAACCTATACAAGTATTCTCACTAAGACTTACTATCCCATTTTTAAGCTGTAAAGTAGCTGTTGGGCATACATTAGCACAAGGTGCATCATCACATTGTCTACATTGATTAGGCATGTGCATATTGTCTAGCTCAAGTACTATTAGACGATTTTTGTCTAATTTTCCTCGTTTATAAGCACTTTTTATACAGGCTTTCTCACAAGCCTTACAGGCTATACATAAACTAGGATTACAAATCACATAATCATGAATTTTTCCCATTATAAAACCTCGCTTAATTTAAATAATTAATTTATTATAATAAATATTAGATTAAAAATATATATTTTTTAAAAAAAAATTATTAAATATTATTAAATTTTTTATTAAAAAAAATTATAAATTAACATTAGTAGAATATTGAAAATTATTAAAAAAACCTACAAGATGATTATTTTACTTATATAAAAAAATAATTTATAATATAAATTTATAATAACACATATCATTTGATAAATAAAAAAATATATATAATATGTAACAAATAGTAACAACTATATACATTAAATAAAGAATATGAATTATATTGCAATTATAATATTAATTTGTTTTTATCAAATTTATTTAATCAAATATAATAATTCTTTAATTTTATAATTAATACATCCTTAACTATATTTGTAATAAATTACAAATTAAAAACCATACTCTATTAAAAATTAAAAAATTATGAAATCAAAATATAGTAATAAAATAAATTGAGTGCATAAGCACTCAATTTTCATACTAGCTCAATATAAGCTAGAGTAGCTGCATCACCACGGCGAGTTTTTGTTTTAATAATTCTTGTATAGCCACCATTTCTTTCTTTATAATTTGGTGCTATTTCATTTACTAATTTATTTGTACATTCTTTATCTTGTAAAGCTGCAAATACTGCTCTATGTGCGTTAAAATCTCCAACTCTTGCACGAGTTATTAATCTTTCAATATAAGATCTTAATTCTTTAGCTTTTTCTACAGTTGTTTCAATTTTGCCACTTTTAATAATAGCAATACTTAAATTCTTTAGTAAAGCCGCACGATGAGAACTAGTACGTCCTAACTTCCTATATCCATGTCCATGTCTCATTTATTATCCTTTGTTAGCTTTATTTCATTTATTTTTTCAATTAACTTATCCTTATAAGAATCTATAACACTACCTCCTATAGGATAACCAATTTCTCTCATAGCGTTAGTAATTTCATCAACAGATTTTTTACCAACATTTTTTAAATTATTAATATCATGTTCACTCATTAACGCTAATTCACCTATGTATTCTATATTAGCATTTTCTAATCCATTACTACTTCTAACACTAAGACCTAATTCTTTAACACTTTTTAATAAAGGTCCTAAATCTATTTCTTCTACTTGTTCTTCGCCAAAAGTTTTAGGACTAGTAGTTGTGATTTTATTAAATACTGACATTTGCTGATACATAGATTCTAAAGCATTTTTAAAAGCATCAACAGGGCTAATTTGCCCATCAGTAGTGATTTCAAAAACAATCTTCTCGTAATCAGGATTATCTTCATGTAAAACATTTTCAATCCTATATATTGAATTTCTTACAGGATTAAAAAACGCATCTAGTGCTATAAAACCACTTTCAGTTCTTTCCCTTAACTCTTCACTAGCAACATAACCAATGCCTTTTTCTATGATAAGGGTAAAATCCAATTCAGTATCTTCATTTATAGTAGCAATGTAGTTATCAGGGTTAACAACTTCAATTACATTATTGGCTAAATCACTACCTTTAATTTCTCTAGGCCCTTTGAAGCTAAAACTTATCTCTTCTCTTTTACTATCTTCGTTTTTAATCTTAAAACGCATATTTTTAATATTGATAATAAACAAAGAAATATCTTCTAACATACCTCTTTTACTATCAAATTCATGACTTACTCCATCAATTTTAATAGCAGTTGCTGCATAGCCTATAGCACTTAAACATAAAAGCCTTTGTAATGGATGTGCCAAAGTAATAGCAAAACCAATTTCAAAA is a window of Campylobacter sp. MG1 DNA encoding:
- a CDS encoding M99 family carboxypeptidase catalytic domain-containing protein; translated protein: MLKIFLTFLSLNLFALNFTINTLGECEKVCDNTVLIFGGIQGDEPGGFHAASLLITDYKITKGKVIVVPNLAFDSIIARSRGEFGDLNRKFAELSEDDPDYYTVELIKKIITLPEVKLIINLHDGSGYYSPKYINKDKNPSKWGNSCIIDQDEINAKYGKLNEIASATCEVINQNLLNKIHTYNLKNTNTAKGDKEMLKSLTYYAITQGKAAYANEASKNLLTHERAYYHLLAIENYLKAAGVEFERDFELKPNEVKNAIEKAILVKLDNRFLLYLHNARPVINYIPIKLPFKYNASNELTAIFPNKDKKSFSIQYGNRFQTKLLLEKNVEYSDITDKLELIVDDKEINTKFAKIIKVKNYFLIKNKENVRINVIGYNTKGSEYNIKISLKNMQKQYSIDKAGKIYRVEAYEDKKFIGAILVKFI
- a CDS encoding hydrogenase maturation protease, yielding MKISILCVGNRLRGDDYLGILFGKYIQKKFPNINVFFGYDTPEDCFFEIQNILSDILIIVDAAIDLEHKNGAEFVSDLATITPTSTHAIPLNIMAKYLEQSCKKILYLAIFVDEKNILGIQRKISKNGKKSLESAIVKFKNLLSFV
- a CDS encoding formate hydrogenlyase maturation HycH family protein — translated: MIEVWKLTQRHIDAEKGEELPQVLEQVKIFSTYVGHGIGTIDFTEKVAEFSNEEYKEILDNSGEYTRLKIGNLSRYFEIEIRIEHIKKLLSDMCECPLKEILKDLKGSYLVLRLK
- a CDS encoding NADH-quinone oxidoreductase subunit B family protein, encoding MIHDEIVKANTLEEKIKHLKNIKRSFSVYRIDAGSCNGCEIEIFAAITPMWDPERFGFKLVASPRHADIIVVSGPVTRQMYYPLLRAYEAAPDPKIIVATGACSSSGGIFHDCYSVHGGLEGIIPIDVYVPGCPPHPASIIYGLAMGIGILEQKISKVDSKVEGELELNLEKSIIDNVFFEKELLALSKNLMSYLFGRKLYDKYMNALKTCENPKNPDLAKEVILGEIKNENDPRYKECLGILHNDVYAKYVKVNDEQLIDVENIRWL
- a CDS encoding formate hydrogenlyase complex iron-sulfur subunit → MMKLIDITDKYGLETCKYPLEPYLVPETYRGQPKYKFDLCIGCAACSVACPPNAISVKAVDTKVVWEFDCGRCIFCARCDEVCPTGAIRLSTEYELAAKFDKSALIQRGEMDMASCAECGKLYSTKRLISYTLRKLELSNLSEERIKNAKFYVNLCPECKSKKAILSLETEAKEIL
- a CDS encoding NADH-quinone oxidoreductase subunit C, whose amino-acid sequence is MRGDKFIKLIEEKFNILETTREHEEQLTILVDRNDLPAVVKYIYYDIGAYLTSMIGNDERSINKNYALYYVLSVEGSKLPNDPIIPNEEKCFITVKTLIPPKEMTYPSVTPYVPACVWYEREVYDMFGLVAEGLPDKRRLMLSDDWPNDLFPLRKDAMDYRFRPEITNPENEPEFTFNEPDGDLINIPLGPMHIRNEEPGHFRLFCDGDTIVDADYRLFYIHRGMEKLAENRMNYDQMGFLAERICGICGYAHSIACIEAAERAGGIEIPQRAQALRIVCSEIERLHSLLLNIGLACEATGNYTAFMHIFKIREYTMQLAQLVTGGRKTYGNVIIGGLRRDMTGNEIKQSLETLANIEIQVNEIWDAIMDDKRQVKRWKGVGVLDQQIARDFSPVGPNMRGSGIMRDYRIDHPYDFYKKIEFTPSIGEGGDVFARIYVRYQDLKSSIHIIRQCFELMPSGNLSIKANVNIQAGKYAMGYVEAPRGDTTHWIMQGGSQKVYRWRARASTYANWPSLRYQLRGNSVADAALIVCSLDPCFSCTERVIITDIKNKESKILTEKDLKAICRKKD
- a CDS encoding proton-conducting transporter membrane subunit, with the protein product MQILHLLIIQVFCGILMFFMPNDLKKLNFMHIILNLINSIFILYFVYLVIKNGTMSEFNEILAIDSIGAIFLILIAITGFFTNLYSTSYLKWQLEKGTFTIKRIRHYYSLSYIFVFTMTLSCVVNNMALLWAAVEATTLASVFLVAINNDKKSTESGYKYIVLCSIGLAFALFATVLLYSSSYHSFSLSSDAMLFSKLLDNASNLNKDALKLVFIFALIGYGTKAGLVPTHTWLPDVHAQGPAPTSSLLSGILLKCAMLALIRFYAIVGNAVGFDFVQDVMIISGILTLFVSGYFLITQHDVKRMFAYHSIVHMGVIAVGLGIGSFLGVFAALFHCLAHSFTKALAFCVTGNIERIYGTKDMFKMGGMVYIAPVTTVLFGISICSLVGVPGFAIFFSEFNIFKAGIMSGQYLSIALFAIALLVIFIADFSHFFLSSFGKVVGEVKYNKEMTFIENLPLIALAILIILFGIYNFSSFTYLLDESARIITGGKI
- the hyfE gene encoding hydrogenase 4 membrane subunit — protein: MLEILTVCMMISALAAFGLRNYKKSVLAYQICATLLVATFFTIYMQTGIKELLTLSIVGIFTKVLFVPIAMFYLIKKLNLVSEDEPVAGFFVSPVIAVSFSLAVSMGLYNVFKEFALINIPLALVASGFIFMVGIFGFILRNSFIKQILSYCLFENGIHLTMALLAYDAHEIVELGILTDAIFAVVIMGVLAIRFYKSYGSVDTSKATNLRG
- a CDS encoding respiratory chain complex I subunit 1 family protein, encoding MSDVVLILFQLLALLMIAPLIDGIARKIRAKYQARIGPPIWQTYRDLAKLFNRSRTMPTHANPLYKFVPHILLTISLAIFLTLPITYGLNSFMYGYSDIFIFLYLDAFFRLVFALGGYDSGSPFAGVGSSREMLLGIYVEPIVILSLCVIMFACGTSSFLEIKSNVLNGDYGYMVSSFAVASIAFLWAMYIESGRKPYDFAEAHEELQEGLLSEYSGRDLALVQLSLIIKQFCVIGFFLVLFEPWNFSNPVLAMIVFILEASALYILGIFIDNFSPRFKITSMVKQSVAFASSIAIFSAILFVVGV